Proteins from a single region of Nitratidesulfovibrio sp.:
- a CDS encoding Y-family DNA polymerase yields the protein MHVSSFPPFRQVAPPAAPSPSSGLSGSPGPSDTSWALVDCNNFYASCERLFRPDLRGKPIVVLSNNDGCIISRSDEAKALGVEMGAPAFKVRRELARLGVYVFSSNYALYGDLSNRVMRTLGTLVPEVEVYSIDEAFLPLRGPLGTDPAGVGRALRERVVRWTGIPISVGIAPTRTLAKIAGRVAKRTPHCHGVFELARSPEVLGMSVDALLESLPVEAVWGVGRRLAGMLRGAGITTVRALRDAGDDWVRRRMSVTGLRTVLELRGLPCIGAEEQGEPPSPRHTVVSSRSFAGRITDVAMLREALATHAALAGAKLRRAGLVAGGLAVHVRTARHDEEAALRCDDGVALPLPVPTADSAVFIRLAHEGLDRVFRPGYPYAKAGVMLYGLERADTRQGSLLALADGTAERDAARERLMAVADRINARHGRGKLRHAAEGLDQEAPWHMRQKHRSPRRTTAWKELAEALCR from the coding sequence ATGCACGTTTCCTCATTTCCTCCTTTCCGGCAGGTTGCACCCCCCGCCGCCCCCTCGCCGTCCTCCGGCCTCTCCGGTTCCCCCGGCCCTTCCGATACGTCATGGGCGCTGGTGGACTGCAACAATTTCTACGCCTCGTGCGAGCGGCTGTTCCGGCCCGACCTGCGCGGCAAACCCATCGTGGTGCTGTCCAACAACGACGGGTGCATCATCTCGCGCTCGGACGAGGCCAAGGCCCTGGGGGTGGAAATGGGGGCCCCGGCCTTCAAGGTGCGGCGCGAACTGGCCCGGCTGGGAGTGTACGTCTTTTCGTCCAACTATGCCCTGTACGGCGACCTCTCCAACCGGGTCATGCGCACCCTGGGCACCCTTGTGCCCGAGGTGGAGGTGTACTCCATCGACGAGGCCTTCCTGCCCCTGCGCGGGCCGTTGGGCACCGACCCCGCCGGAGTGGGCCGCGCCCTGCGCGAGCGGGTGGTGCGCTGGACCGGCATTCCCATTTCCGTGGGCATTGCCCCCACGCGCACCCTGGCCAAGATCGCCGGGCGGGTGGCCAAGCGCACCCCGCACTGCCACGGAGTGTTCGAACTGGCCCGCAGCCCCGAGGTGCTGGGCATGAGCGTGGACGCCCTGCTGGAATCGCTGCCGGTGGAGGCGGTGTGGGGCGTGGGGCGGCGGCTGGCGGGCATGCTGCGCGGTGCGGGCATCACCACGGTGCGTGCGCTGCGCGATGCGGGCGACGACTGGGTGCGGCGGCGCATGAGCGTCACCGGGCTGCGCACCGTGCTGGAACTGCGCGGCCTGCCGTGCATCGGGGCGGAGGAGCAGGGCGAGCCGCCTTCGCCGCGTCACACGGTGGTGTCCTCGCGCTCGTTTGCCGGGCGCATCACCGATGTGGCCATGCTGCGCGAGGCCCTGGCCACCCACGCCGCCCTGGCCGGGGCCAAGCTGCGCCGGGCCGGGCTGGTGGCCGGGGGACTGGCCGTGCACGTGCGCACCGCCCGCCACGATGAAGAGGCGGCCCTGCGCTGCGACGACGGCGTGGCCCTGCCCCTGCCGGTGCCCACGGCGGACAGCGCGGTGTTCATCCGGCTGGCGCATGAAGGACTCGACCGCGTCTTTCGTCCGGGGTATCCCTACGCCAAGGCCGGGGTGATGCTGTACGGCCTGGAACGGGCCGATACCCGGCAGGGCAGCCTGCTGGCCCTGGCCGACGGCACGGCGGAGCGCGATGCCGCGCGCGAGCGGCTGATGGCCGTGGCCGACAGGATCAACGCCCGGCACGGGCGCGGCAAGCTGCGCCACGCGGCAGAGGGACTGGATCAAGAGGCCCCGTGGCACATGCGCCAGAAACATCGCTCGCCACGCCGCACCACGGCATGGAAGGAACTGGCCGAGGCGCTGTGCAGGTAG
- a CDS encoding dihydroorotase: protein MTATTSASLFLRNARLLGRMVDVAVADGRIASVTDAGSGTAPQDAASIDAKGMVLFPAFIDAHTHMREPGQEYKEDIASGLAAAAHGGFGAVLCMANTKPVNDDASITRDMIDTARRHWPHGPRLHPIGAATVGLKGTELAPLAELAEAGCVAFSNDGAPVPDTEMFRRCVEYAADQGKVVIDHCEDPYLAKGAHMNEGETSGRIGVKGQPDIGEALHVARDILLADYLKLPIHLAHISCRRSVELIAWAKQRGVPVTAETCPHYLLLTDRELLGYDTKAKVNPPLRTDDDVAALREAVQSGVIDILATDHAPHAAHEKETPLDEAPNGITGLDTAVALTWGLVCEGVLTEADLMRLWATEPAKIFGLPVNGFGVGDPADFFLLDPEEKWVPSRETMHSKSLNTPFLGRELVGRVKALWLGGVKVV, encoded by the coding sequence ATGACCGCCACCACTTCCGCATCCCTGTTCCTTCGCAATGCCCGCCTGCTGGGGCGCATGGTGGACGTTGCCGTGGCCGACGGGCGCATTGCGTCCGTGACGGACGCCGGTTCCGGCACTGCGCCGCAAGACGCGGCAAGCATCGATGCCAAGGGCATGGTGCTGTTCCCGGCCTTCATCGACGCGCACACCCACATGCGCGAACCGGGTCAGGAGTACAAGGAAGACATCGCCAGCGGGCTTGCCGCCGCCGCCCACGGCGGGTTCGGGGCCGTGCTGTGCATGGCCAACACCAAGCCGGTCAACGACGATGCCTCCATCACGCGGGACATGATCGACACCGCCCGCCGCCACTGGCCGCACGGCCCGCGCCTGCACCCCATCGGCGCGGCCACGGTGGGGCTGAAGGGCACGGAGCTTGCCCCGCTGGCCGAACTGGCCGAGGCGGGCTGCGTGGCCTTTTCCAACGACGGCGCGCCCGTGCCGGATACCGAAATGTTCCGCCGCTGCGTGGAATACGCCGCCGACCAGGGCAAGGTGGTCATCGACCACTGCGAGGACCCCTACCTGGCCAAGGGCGCGCACATGAACGAGGGCGAGACCAGCGGACGCATCGGGGTGAAGGGCCAGCCGGACATCGGCGAGGCGCTGCACGTGGCGCGCGACATCCTGCTGGCCGACTACCTGAAGCTGCCCATTCACCTTGCGCACATCTCGTGCCGCCGCTCCGTGGAGCTGATCGCCTGGGCCAAGCAGCGCGGCGTGCCGGTAACGGCGGAAACCTGCCCCCACTACCTGCTGCTGACCGACAGGGAACTCTTGGGGTACGACACCAAGGCCAAGGTCAACCCGCCCCTGCGCACCGACGACGATGTGGCCGCCCTGCGCGAGGCGGTGCAATCCGGCGTCATCGACATCCTGGCCACCGACCATGCCCCGCACGCCGCGCACGAAAAGGAAACCCCGCTGGACGAGGCCCCCAATGGCATTACCGGCCTTGATACCGCCGTGGCCCTGACATGGGGGCTGGTGTGCGAAGGAGTGCTGACGGAAGCCGACCTGATGCGCCTGTGGGCGACGGAACCGGCGAAGATATTCGGGCTGCCCGTGAACGGATTTGGCGTCGGCGACCCGGCGGATTTCTTCCTGCTGGACCCGGAAGAGAAGTGGGTGCCCTCGCGCGAGACCATGCACTCGAAGAGCCTGAACACGCCGTTTCTGGGACGGGAGCTGGTGGGCAGGGTGAAGGCGCTGTGGCTTGGCGGGGTGAAGGTGGTGTAG
- a CDS encoding acyl-ACP thioesterase domain-containing protein, with product MTPMPAMPAMISRHESPAGHVDTTPDASSAAPCVDLSGASGPADLRVHHETFRVRGYEVGPDGTVSAQIICDYLQEAAGVHADRLGLSLAALHEQGQAWVLARLVVQVERAPAEGETVTVRTWPCGVERLQFRRDYLMLGQDGAVVARGASFWVVINLATRRPERIPPTVAALLPENPPLALDGSLLGDRRPPAPDNGTAPFSAIPFAVRRADMDRNRHVNNVRYLDWALEGVPDETQETCRPAWLDMHFRAETVYGDTVEAHCLPAPADVTAPGAARFVHILTRRSDGREVARALTGWR from the coding sequence ATGACCCCCATGCCCGCCATGCCCGCCATGATCAGCCGCCACGAATCTCCCGCAGGCCATGTTGACACAACGCCCGACGCATCAAGCGCAGCGCCATGCGTCGATCTTTCAGGGGCCTCCGGCCCCGCCGACCTGCGCGTGCACCACGAGACCTTCCGGGTGCGCGGGTACGAGGTGGGGCCGGACGGCACCGTTTCCGCCCAGATCATCTGCGATTACCTGCAAGAGGCGGCGGGGGTGCACGCGGACCGGCTGGGGCTTTCGCTGGCGGCGCTGCACGAGCAGGGGCAGGCGTGGGTGCTGGCCCGGCTGGTGGTGCAGGTGGAGCGCGCCCCGGCGGAAGGCGAGACGGTGACGGTGCGCACCTGGCCATGCGGGGTGGAGCGGCTGCAATTTCGGCGCGACTATCTGATGCTGGGGCAGGACGGGGCAGTGGTGGCGCGCGGGGCCTCGTTCTGGGTGGTGATCAACCTGGCCACCCGCAGGCCGGAGCGCATTCCGCCCACGGTGGCGGCCCTGCTGCCGGAGAACCCACCCCTGGCGCTGGACGGCAGCCTGCTGGGCGACCGGCGACCCCCCGCGCCGGATAACGGCACGGCTCCGTTTTCCGCCATCCCCTTCGCGGTGCGCCGGGCGGACATGGACCGCAACCGCCACGTGAACAACGTCCGCTACCTGGACTGGGCGCTGGAAGGCGTGCCGGACGAGACGCAGGAGACATGCCGCCCGGCGTGGCTGGACATGCACTTTCGGGCCGAGACGGTGTACGGCGACACGGTGGAGGCGCACTGCCTGCCTGCGCCTGCCGATGTGACAGCGCCGGGCGCTGCCCGCTTCGTGCACATCCTTACCCGCCGCTCCGATGGCCGCGAGGTGGCGCGGGCCCTTACCGGCTGGCGGTAA
- a CDS encoding MarR family transcriptional regulator, with translation MEQRLTSFAYRVGQLRRLVLLLALERIAPLGPVGKGQIPFLAELFQAGDGVSQEDLAEKLHFDKGSAARSLAKLEAAGLVARTVNPRNRRQLAITLTPQAESLRAPFLATLRELTEAMVRGFSDDEREQALGFLDRMITNVLSELGRPEKSARPDRTDRPDKADRPGSMKTTPVAAVACQPDDAGREAQ, from the coding sequence ATGGAACAGAGACTCACATCCTTTGCCTACCGCGTGGGCCAGTTGCGCCGCCTGGTGCTGCTGCTGGCCCTGGAGCGCATCGCCCCGCTGGGGCCGGTGGGCAAGGGGCAGATACCCTTTCTGGCGGAACTCTTTCAGGCTGGCGACGGCGTGTCGCAGGAAGACCTGGCCGAAAAGCTGCACTTCGACAAGGGTTCCGCCGCCCGTTCGCTGGCAAAGCTGGAAGCCGCCGGACTGGTGGCCCGCACCGTGAACCCGCGCAACCGCCGCCAACTGGCCATCACCCTGACTCCGCAAGCCGAATCGCTGCGCGCCCCCTTTCTGGCCACCCTGCGCGAACTGACGGAAGCCATGGTGCGTGGCTTTTCCGATGACGAACGCGAACAGGCCCTGGGCTTTCTGGACCGCATGATCACCAACGTGCTGTCCGAACTGGGGCGTCCGGAAAAATCGGCCCGGCCAGATAGAACAGACAGGCCAGACAAAGCGGACAGGCCGGGCAGCATGAAGACCACCCCTGTGGCCGCCGTGGCCTGCCAGCCTGACGATGCAGGCCGGGAGGCCCAATGA
- a CDS encoding HD domain-containing protein, producing the protein MSQPFKDAIAICKAILRNGYDAYVVNAQLQKELLDGRETEIDIACEPDYEELGKLFPSLERSNEEGVVATMREGGALIRFYHTDTEESSHPEHTLARITPRMLRVLEEQGKMPPALSCPFIAHTGDAYEGFEDFSKGKVQLRGIPDETLRRNYLLVIRAMRFAANFDLPIEPNSWMAIIRAASRVLDYVRISDIMDEWRKVEAECMWKFVQLLFDSQVLHGLLPEVAALSRVRQQRNDDGAEETVFDHTIECVRHYPEGEYNYDWLGTFAMLFHDVGKLYTAEYFDGKWNFYQHHRVGAKVTRKLLRRLHFSPEDVEQVCHLVRHHMRFHFMLTDRGIRRFKSLDEFPRLIEMARADLEARAGSYTYFNHNMKYLERAETPEQMLEPLLNGNEIMEFTNLHPGPQVGMLRDALLKAQVAGEVTSVPEAVDYVREYKAKNFG; encoded by the coding sequence ATGAGCCAACCTTTCAAGGACGCCATAGCCATCTGCAAGGCCATCCTTCGCAACGGTTACGACGCCTACGTGGTCAACGCGCAGTTGCAAAAGGAACTGCTGGACGGCCGCGAAACCGAAATCGACATCGCCTGCGAGCCCGACTACGAAGAGCTCGGCAAGCTTTTTCCCAGCCTCGAGCGCTCCAACGAAGAGGGCGTGGTCGCCACCATGCGCGAAGGCGGAGCCCTGATCCGCTTCTACCACACCGATACCGAAGAATCCTCGCACCCGGAACATACCCTGGCCCGCATCACCCCGCGCATGCTGCGCGTGCTGGAAGAGCAGGGCAAGATGCCCCCGGCCCTTTCCTGCCCGTTCATCGCCCACACTGGCGACGCGTATGAAGGCTTCGAGGATTTCTCGAAGGGCAAGGTGCAACTGCGCGGCATTCCGGACGAAACCCTGCGCCGCAACTATCTTCTGGTCATCCGGGCCATGCGCTTCGCGGCCAACTTCGACCTGCCCATCGAGCCCAACTCGTGGATGGCCATCATCCGCGCCGCCAGCCGCGTGCTGGACTACGTGCGCATCTCGGACATCATGGACGAATGGCGCAAGGTGGAAGCCGAGTGCATGTGGAAGTTCGTGCAGTTGCTGTTCGATTCGCAGGTGCTGCACGGCCTGCTGCCTGAAGTGGCGGCCCTGTCCCGCGTGCGCCAGCAGCGCAACGACGACGGCGCGGAAGAAACCGTGTTCGACCACACCATCGAGTGTGTGCGCCACTACCCGGAAGGCGAATACAACTACGACTGGCTGGGTACCTTCGCCATGCTGTTCCACGACGTGGGCAAGCTGTACACGGCGGAATACTTCGACGGTAAGTGGAACTTCTACCAGCACCACCGCGTGGGCGCGAAGGTGACGCGCAAGCTGCTGCGCCGCCTGCACTTCTCGCCGGAAGACGTGGAACAGGTGTGCCACCTGGTGCGCCACCACATGCGCTTCCACTTCATGCTCACCGACCGGGGCATCCGCCGCTTCAAGTCGCTGGACGAATTCCCCCGGCTCATCGAGATGGCCCGTGCCGATCTGGAAGCCCGCGCCGGCAGCTACACCTACTTCAATCACAACATGAAGTACCTGGAGCGCGCCGAAACGCCGGAGCAGATGCTGGAACCCCTGCTGAACGGCAACGAGATCATGGAATTCACCAACCTGCACCCCGGCCCCCAGGTGGGCATGCTGCGCGATGCGCTGCTGAAGGCGCAGGTGGCGGGCGAAGTGACCAGCGTGCCCGAGGCCGTGGACTACGTGCGCGAGTACAAGGCGAAGAATTTCGGCTAG
- the rlmN gene encoding 23S rRNA (adenine(2503)-C(2))-methyltransferase RlmN: MIDILNLTYDELEAWMTDALGEPRFRARQVWQWLWQKNARSFDAMTNVSKTTRARLAEVSRIAWPEVRTVKTSSDGTVKFLLALSDGALVETVLIPSESREGKVRMTQCLSCQVGCAMGCTFCSTGSMGFERNMTMAEILGQVLVAREHLGDDRPDHPIVRNLVFMGMGEPLLNLNEVMRSLRTLNDEFGLCFSPRRITVSTCGIEKGLRELGESGLAFLAVSLHAPNQELRARIMPRAARWTLDDLMAALESYPLKTRERITFEYLLLGGVNDSIDHARELVRLVSRTKAKLNLIVYNPAEGLPYEAPSQARILAFEQYLWSKNVTAIIRKSKGQDIKAACGQLKASELAELAELAERTEGAEGAERPTGE, encoded by the coding sequence ATGATCGACATACTGAACCTGACCTACGACGAACTGGAAGCGTGGATGACCGACGCACTCGGCGAGCCGCGCTTTCGCGCCCGTCAGGTGTGGCAGTGGCTGTGGCAGAAGAATGCCCGGTCCTTCGACGCCATGACCAACGTTTCCAAGACCACCCGTGCCCGGCTGGCCGAGGTGTCGCGCATTGCGTGGCCCGAAGTCCGCACCGTGAAGACGAGCAGCGACGGCACGGTGAAGTTCCTGCTGGCCCTGTCCGACGGCGCGCTGGTGGAAACCGTGCTGATCCCCAGCGAATCGCGCGAGGGCAAGGTGCGCATGACCCAGTGTCTGTCCTGCCAGGTGGGCTGCGCCATGGGCTGCACCTTTTGCAGCACGGGCAGCATGGGCTTTGAACGCAACATGACCATGGCCGAGATTCTCGGGCAGGTGCTGGTTGCGCGCGAGCACCTGGGCGACGACCGGCCCGACCACCCCATCGTGCGCAACCTGGTGTTCATGGGCATGGGCGAACCGCTGCTGAACCTGAACGAGGTCATGCGCTCCCTGCGCACCCTCAATGACGAGTTCGGGCTGTGCTTCTCGCCTCGGCGCATCACCGTGTCCACCTGCGGCATCGAAAAGGGCCTGCGCGAACTGGGCGAAAGCGGGCTGGCCTTTCTGGCCGTGTCGCTGCACGCTCCCAACCAGGAACTGCGGGCGCGCATCATGCCGCGCGCGGCGCGCTGGACCCTGGACGACCTGATGGCCGCGCTGGAATCGTACCCGCTGAAGACGCGCGAACGCATCACCTTCGAATACCTGCTGCTGGGCGGGGTTAACGATTCCATCGACCATGCCCGCGAACTGGTGCGCCTTGTGTCGCGCACCAAGGCCAAGCTGAACCTCATCGTGTACAACCCGGCGGAGGGACTGCCCTACGAGGCCCCCAGCCAGGCGCGCATCCTGGCCTTCGAACAGTACCTGTGGTCCAAGAATGTCACGGCCATCATCCGCAAGAGCAAGGGGCAGGACATCAAGGCCGCCTGCGGCCAGTTGAAGGCCTCGGAACTCGCGGAACTGGCGGAATTGGCGGAGCGGACCGAGGGGGCCGAGGGGGCCGAACGCCCGACCGGGGAATAG
- a CDS encoding MFS transporter, whose amino-acid sequence MSPASFPFRTSGHGASASGPAPAPVSRGAVLFVVSVSMILMPLMMSAVGVSLPAIGRDLAATAMQVGLVETTYVMALSVFLLIMGRLGDIFGRRRLFLAGLVLFTSITAVLSLSQSIRMVIGLRFLQGMGAAMIVANSFAIMLEVFPREERGRAIGIVSAAAYAGISCGPLIGGFLTTHFGWRWVFLMVLPFGISALLLVFTKLRGEWRSARGEPFDLRGSLVYGGAIVLLTLGSSHLDEGAWAWAALGGGLACGGLFLWLEAHTPFPLLEVTLLSRNRLFTLSCLSALINYSSTFGVLFFLGLYLQYVRGLTPSDAGLLMIIQPVIQMVLSPIGGRLADHFPAERVATVGMLLCAVGLGVAAFIGQDTSTALTVVVLVLLGVGYGLFASPNASAIVGSVEPRHLGVASGMTSTMRTLGMMASMIVVTIVFSVFMGGQPVSAATLPGFLASMRTALWTFCALCAVGVLLSVGRVRSMGQGSGLAVQDGIADKAPCKTDGNP is encoded by the coding sequence ATGAGTCCCGCGTCCTTCCCCTTCCGCACGTCGGGGCACGGGGCATCCGCATCCGGCCCGGCGCCCGCGCCCGTTTCGCGCGGGGCGGTGCTGTTCGTGGTCAGCGTGTCCATGATCCTCATGCCGTTGATGATGTCCGCCGTGGGCGTCTCGCTGCCCGCCATCGGGCGCGACCTTGCCGCCACGGCCATGCAGGTGGGCCTGGTGGAAACCACCTACGTCATGGCCCTTTCGGTGTTCCTGCTGATCATGGGCAGGCTTGGCGACATCTTCGGGCGGCGCAGGCTGTTCCTGGCCGGGCTTGTGCTGTTCACGTCCATCACCGCCGTGCTCTCGCTGTCGCAGTCCATCCGCATGGTCATCGGCCTGCGTTTTCTGCAGGGCATGGGCGCGGCCATGATCGTGGCCAACAGCTTCGCCATCATGCTCGAAGTGTTCCCGCGCGAGGAACGCGGACGGGCCATCGGCATCGTCTCTGCGGCGGCCTATGCGGGCATTTCGTGCGGGCCGCTGATCGGGGGCTTTCTGACCACCCATTTCGGGTGGCGCTGGGTGTTCCTGATGGTGCTGCCCTTCGGCATTTCCGCGTTGCTGCTGGTATTCACCAAGCTGCGTGGCGAATGGCGCTCGGCCCGGGGCGAACCCTTCGACCTGCGCGGCAGCCTGGTCTACGGCGGCGCCATCGTACTGCTTACCCTGGGCTCGTCGCACCTGGACGAGGGCGCGTGGGCCTGGGCCGCGCTGGGGGGCGGGCTGGCCTGCGGCGGGCTGTTCCTGTGGCTGGAGGCGCACACGCCCTTCCCGCTGCTGGAAGTCACCCTGCTGTCGCGCAACCGGCTGTTCACGCTCAGTTGCCTGTCCGCGCTCATCAATTACTCCTCCACCTTCGGGGTGCTGTTCTTTCTCGGCCTGTACCTGCAGTACGTGCGCGGGCTTACCCCCAGCGATGCGGGCCTGCTGATGATCATCCAGCCGGTGATCCAGATGGTGCTTTCGCCCATCGGGGGGCGGCTGGCCGACCACTTTCCCGCCGAACGGGTGGCCACCGTAGGCATGCTGCTGTGCGCCGTGGGCCTTGGCGTGGCCGCGTTCATCGGGCAGGACACCTCCACCGCGCTCACCGTGGTGGTGCTGGTGCTGCTGGGCGTGGGCTACGGCCTGTTCGCCTCGCCCAACGCCAGCGCCATCGTGGGCAGCGTGGAGCCGCGCCACCTTGGCGTGGCCTCCGGCATGACCAGCACCATGCGCACCCTGGGCATGATGGCCTCCATGATCGTGGTGACCATCGTGTTTTCCGTGTTCATGGGCGGGCAGCCGGTGTCTGCTGCCACCCTGCCGGGCTTCCTGGCCTCCATGCGCACGGCGCTGTGGACCTTCTGCGCGCTGTGCGCGGTGGGTGTGCTGTTGTCGGTGGGACGGGTTCGGAGCATGGGGCAAGGGTCAGGGCTGGCGGTGCAGGACGGCATCGCCGACAAGGCCCCGTGCAAGACCGACGGCAACCCCTGA
- the umuD gene encoding translesion error-prone DNA polymerase V autoproteolytic subunit, producing the protein MPATFHDGPAGSGSPVGAAPHAPLASGVRVTCPLLLARVAAGFPSPADDYMDRPLDIAEHLIRHPEATFFLRAQGQSMIGAGIHDGDLLVVDRAVEPVHNKVAIVAVDGELTVKRLHLRGGRVVLLPENPDYEPLDVTGRDDVHVWGVVTYVVHSL; encoded by the coding sequence ATGCCCGCCACGTTCCACGATGGCCCCGCCGGTTCCGGTTCCCCGGTGGGCGCGGCGCCGCACGCGCCCCTGGCTTCGGGGGTGCGCGTGACCTGCCCCCTGCTGCTGGCGCGGGTGGCGGCGGGCTTTCCCTCGCCTGCCGACGACTACATGGACAGGCCGCTGGACATCGCGGAACACCTGATCCGCCATCCGGAGGCCACCTTCTTCCTGCGGGCGCAGGGCCAGTCCATGATCGGCGCAGGCATCCACGACGGTGACCTGCTGGTGGTGGACCGGGCAGTGGAGCCCGTGCACAACAAGGTGGCCATTGTGGCCGTGGATGGGGAGCTTACCGTCAAGCGTCTGCACCTGCGCGGGGGGCGGGTGGTGCTGCTGCCGGAAAACCCGGACTACGAGCCGCTGGACGTCACCGGACGGGACGACGTGCACGTCTGGGGCGTGGTGACCTACGTGGTGCACTCCCTGTAG
- a CDS encoding iron-containing alcohol dehydrogenase — protein sequence MKDFVYHNPVEVRFGPGVLAGLGARVRAAGLDHVVLVGGGEAARRVGAYDQAVASLDAAGVRRGEVWGVTANPDLGTVLRIAAAAGTGTEGSVGNSPIGGGTGFVAIGGGSVIDATKAAAALVPLLAEGRDPWSPFAERQPVTRSLPVFAVSILSGTGSEMNGNAVITRGASGHKWGMRCPSPVATFVDVTFQQGLPWHLTVNGAADAMSHVLEFSVVGTPAASAKGSRRKDSEFPFFAEEAALAQNEALLRTIVRAAARLRADAHDIEARGALAWASGVGLSGLTGVGLGAGSWESHALEHAVSGLHPHVPHGLALAVIYPRWMEEVAPDKAPAMRRLAAALETTVAEALAEPGEDGNPLSLPAGDKDAPERCALLLRTLFRHWGAPAGLSHWGVVEGDVPRLVQLAKEYPRPLQLAAERVERVFRASL from the coding sequence ATGAAGGATTTCGTCTATCACAACCCGGTGGAGGTCCGTTTCGGCCCCGGCGTTCTGGCCGGGCTTGGCGCGCGGGTACGCGCGGCGGGCTTGGATCACGTGGTGCTGGTGGGCGGCGGCGAGGCGGCACGCCGCGTGGGCGCCTACGACCAGGCCGTGGCATCGCTGGATGCGGCGGGCGTGCGGCGCGGCGAGGTGTGGGGCGTGACGGCAAACCCGGACCTGGGCACCGTGCTGCGCATCGCCGCGGCGGCGGGCACCGGTACCGAAGGTTCCGTCGGCAATTCTCCCATCGGCGGCGGAACGGGATTTGTCGCCATCGGCGGCGGCAGCGTCATCGACGCCACCAAGGCGGCAGCGGCGCTGGTGCCCCTGCTGGCCGAGGGGCGCGACCCGTGGAGCCCCTTTGCGGAACGCCAACCGGTCACCCGCTCGCTGCCGGTGTTCGCGGTATCCATCCTGTCGGGCACCGGATCGGAAATGAACGGCAACGCCGTGATCACCCGGGGGGCGTCGGGCCACAAATGGGGCATGCGCTGCCCGTCGCCGGTGGCCACCTTCGTGGACGTGACCTTCCAGCAGGGGTTGCCCTGGCACCTGACGGTGAACGGCGCGGCGGATGCCATGAGCCACGTGCTGGAATTTTCGGTGGTGGGCACGCCCGCCGCATCCGCAAAGGGCAGCAGGCGCAAGGATTCGGAGTTTCCCTTCTTCGCGGAAGAGGCGGCGCTGGCCCAGAACGAGGCCCTGCTGCGCACCATCGTGCGCGCCGCCGCGCGCCTGCGCGCCGATGCCCATGACATCGAGGCGCGCGGGGCGCTGGCCTGGGCGTCGGGCGTGGGCCTGTCCGGTCTGACCGGGGTGGGGCTGGGTGCCGGGTCGTGGGAATCGCACGCGCTGGAGCACGCCGTCAGCGGTCTGCACCCGCACGTGCCGCACGGACTGGCGCTGGCCGTCATCTACCCGCGCTGGATGGAAGAGGTGGCGCCGGACAAGGCCCCGGCCATGCGCAGGTTGGCGGCGGCGCTGGAAACCACGGTGGCCGAGGCCCTGGCCGAGCCGGGTGAGGACGGCAACCCGTTGTCCCTGCCCGCTGGCGACAAGGATGCGCCGGAACGCTGCGCGCTGCTGCTGCGCACGCTGTTCCGCCACTGGGGTGCGCCCGCCGGGCTGTCCCACTGGGGCGTCGTTGAAGGCGACGTGCCGCGCCTGGTGCAACTGGCCAAGGAATATCCCCGCCCGCTGCAACTGGCGGCGGAACGGGTCGAGAGGGTGTTCCGCGCGTCTTTGTAA